Proteins encoded by one window of Chryseobacterium sp. POL2:
- a CDS encoding AAA family ATPase, whose protein sequence is MQLRQSERKQARIKMALQGSAGSGKTYSSLILAKGMTNGDFSKVAIIDTENGSADLYAHLGTYNVLSLKPLFTPQQYVDAINICEEAGMEVIILDSISHCWDYLLDYHSSLAGNSFTNWAKIKPLEKLFIDKILQCKAHVIATMRTKQDYVLNQKDGKFVPEKVGLKSVQRDGLDYEFTLVFDIDIKHFAAASKDRTGLFMGKPEFKITEKIGEEILKWCNSGTISDKSTPLTNPNYFRSEKASKIPRIEPMEVFNTVKQESYIPNQNLGNTSEEEVYDAMQKCCSVQELYALYKAFPQFQGSLRLDFEAKKSLLINQNNLSRNGNNRIQ, encoded by the coding sequence ATGCAATTAAGACAATCTGAAAGAAAGCAAGCCAGAATCAAAATGGCTTTACAAGGATCTGCAGGATCTGGAAAAACCTACTCCTCTTTAATCCTAGCAAAAGGAATGACAAATGGTGACTTTTCAAAAGTTGCTATTATAGACACTGAAAATGGAAGTGCTGATTTGTATGCACATTTAGGAACTTACAATGTTCTTTCTTTAAAACCACTTTTCACACCTCAGCAATATGTTGATGCAATCAATATTTGTGAAGAAGCTGGCATGGAAGTAATTATTCTTGATAGTATCTCGCATTGTTGGGACTACTTACTGGATTACCATAGTTCTCTAGCAGGAAACAGCTTTACCAATTGGGCTAAAATTAAACCTTTGGAGAAGCTCTTCATTGACAAAATCCTACAATGCAAAGCACATGTTATAGCAACAATGCGAACTAAACAGGATTATGTCCTAAATCAAAAAGATGGCAAGTTTGTGCCTGAGAAAGTGGGTTTAAAATCAGTACAAAGAGATGGGTTAGATTATGAATTTACTCTTGTCTTTGATATTGATATTAAACATTTTGCTGCAGCAAGCAAAGATAGAACAGGTTTATTTATGGGAAAACCTGAATTTAAAATTACTGAAAAAATTGGTGAAGAAATTTTAAAATGGTGTAATTCAGGAACTATATCTGATAAATCTACTCCATTAACTAACCCCAATTACTTTAGATCAGAAAAGGCTAGCAAAATTCCTAGAATAGAGCCTATGGAGGTTTTTAACACAGTTAAACAAGAGAGCTATATTCCAAATCAAAACTTAGGAAATACTTCCGAAGAAGAGGTATATGATGCTATGCAGAAATGTTGCAGTGTTCAAGAATTATATGCTCTTTATAAAGCTTTTCCTCAATTTCAAGGAAGTCTAAGACTAGATTTCGAAGCAAAAAAATCACTACTTATCAACCAAAATAATCTTTCAAGAAATGGAAACAACAGAATTCAGTAA
- a CDS encoding DUF3871 family protein: protein METTEFSNTINNNHLKPLRDAFLENINEDTLYLDKIQEKPAIEKNVQAFFMHENENKLKDASEHKPFIVANTIRAELEHLRNDCIIPVFSKDNEKTIAHQEFIDVVLEATKKSFSRHVISQPEIRVSHQIKGRTPDAIHLNAKDLLENQKTIYYERMAFIIQIPSIRDTINGNELSLTLGGVRSYNLENLYNKKSMEKFKFFIGFQNKVCMNMCISTDGFLADLKATSTQDLYSKILETITNYNAELHLMEMKELTQDYLSEHQFAQLIGRSRLYQHLPKKEKLEIPQLNFNDSHINTMAKDYYEDQNFSRLEDGRINLWNVFNLFTQANKSSYIDTFLDRNLNAFEITKGLQKTLNGDSNYHWFLS, encoded by the coding sequence ATGGAAACAACAGAATTCAGTAACACAATTAACAATAATCATCTAAAGCCACTGCGAGATGCATTTCTAGAAAACATAAATGAAGACACTCTATACTTAGATAAAATTCAAGAAAAGCCTGCTATAGAAAAGAATGTACAGGCTTTTTTTATGCATGAAAATGAAAATAAACTAAAAGATGCTTCTGAACATAAACCCTTTATTGTAGCTAACACAATAAGAGCTGAACTAGAACATCTAAGGAATGATTGCATTATTCCTGTATTTAGTAAGGACAATGAAAAAACTATAGCACATCAGGAGTTTATTGATGTTGTTTTAGAAGCTACAAAAAAGTCCTTTTCTAGACATGTCATATCACAACCTGAAATCAGGGTATCACACCAAATCAAAGGTAGAACTCCTGATGCAATACATCTAAATGCAAAAGATCTTCTAGAAAATCAAAAGACTATTTATTATGAAAGAATGGCTTTTATAATTCAGATTCCAAGCATTAGAGACACTATCAATGGAAATGAGCTATCCTTAACCTTAGGAGGTGTAAGGAGTTATAATCTAGAGAACCTTTACAATAAAAAGTCCATGGAAAAGTTTAAGTTTTTTATTGGATTTCAGAATAAGGTATGTATGAATATGTGTATTTCAACAGATGGTTTTCTAGCTGATTTGAAAGCTACTAGCACACAAGATCTCTATTCTAAAATTCTAGAAACCATTACCAATTATAATGCAGAGTTGCACCTAATGGAAATGAAAGAACTAACCCAAGATTATCTCTCAGAGCATCAATTTGCACAATTAATTGGTAGGAGTAGATTGTATCAGCATCTTCCTAAAAAAGAAAAATTGGAGATACCTCAGCTTAATTTTAATGATAGTCATATTAATACCATGGCAAAGGATTATTATGAAGACCAAAACTTCTCAAGATTAGAGGATGGTAGGATCAACTTATGGAATGTATTTAACCTTTTTACCCAAGCTAATAAATCCTCTTATATAGATACTTTCCTAGATAGGAATTTGAATGCCTTTGAAATAACCAAAGGACTTCAAAAAACTCTCAATGGTGATAGTAATTATCATTGGTTTTTGAGTTAG